A single window of Martelella sp. NC20 DNA harbors:
- a CDS encoding GMC family oxidoreductase, whose protein sequence is MATRTDPKKDVVIIGLGWTGAIMGMELAGEGLDILALERGEDRSTVPDFQYPDIFDELKYGVRYGLMQKPVNSTLTVRHNTQETALPYRHLGSFLPGDGVGGAGVHWNGQTWRPQAVEYRLRSYVEETFGADIIPDDMQLQDWGVTAEEMEPFLTKFESVAGIAGKAGNINGEIQEGGNPFEAPRSADYPMPPLKNTWDSELFADAARKMGYHPFPRPAANASIQYVNDYGMQLGPCNYCGFCERFGCNNYSKSSPQVCVLDALKRKPNFSYKTKCEVLKIEKAADGKTATGVTYFDDNTGEEVFQPADLVLVCAYSLHNVHLLLLSEIGQPYNPDTGEGVVGRNYSYQMTGGTSLWFKDKVFNPFVGTGSGGMTIDDFSMSQIDFGSEGFIGGSYITCGHTGGRPIQQMSLPPGTPSWGAGWKEAVGEWYGHNLSIGSHGSNMAYRDTCLDLDPTYKDRHGRPLMRMTFNWKDNDIRMTQFMKEKIEEIAKSMNPDSMASGYKGDGAQYDVRPYQSTHNVGGAIMGIDPKTSAINRHLQSWDCHNVWVMGASAFPQNLQYNPTGAVGGLAYWALDALRKDYLPNPRPLM, encoded by the coding sequence ATGGCAACGAGAACAGATCCCAAAAAAGACGTGGTCATCATCGGGCTCGGCTGGACCGGGGCGATCATGGGCATGGAACTGGCCGGAGAAGGGCTCGATATCCTCGCGCTCGAGCGCGGCGAGGACCGCAGCACGGTTCCCGACTTCCAGTATCCCGATATTTTCGATGAACTGAAATACGGCGTCCGTTACGGGCTGATGCAGAAGCCGGTCAACTCCACGCTGACCGTGCGCCACAATACCCAGGAGACAGCGCTTCCCTATCGCCATCTCGGCTCGTTTCTGCCGGGCGACGGCGTCGGTGGCGCCGGCGTCCACTGGAACGGCCAGACCTGGCGTCCGCAGGCGGTCGAATACCGGTTGCGCTCCTATGTCGAGGAAACCTTCGGCGCCGATATCATTCCCGACGACATGCAGCTTCAGGATTGGGGCGTTACGGCTGAGGAAATGGAGCCGTTCCTGACCAAGTTCGAGAGCGTCGCGGGCATTGCCGGCAAGGCGGGCAATATCAACGGCGAAATCCAGGAGGGCGGCAATCCGTTCGAGGCGCCGCGCTCGGCCGACTATCCGATGCCGCCGCTGAAGAACACCTGGGATTCGGAACTGTTCGCCGATGCCGCCCGCAAGATGGGCTATCATCCGTTCCCGCGTCCCGCGGCCAATGCCTCGATCCAGTATGTCAACGACTACGGCATGCAGCTCGGGCCTTGCAATTACTGCGGCTTCTGCGAGCGGTTCGGCTGCAACAACTACTCGAAGTCATCGCCGCAGGTCTGCGTTCTCGATGCGCTGAAACGCAAGCCGAACTTCAGCTACAAGACCAAATGCGAAGTGCTGAAGATCGAAAAGGCCGCCGACGGCAAGACCGCCACGGGCGTGACCTATTTCGACGACAATACCGGCGAGGAAGTGTTCCAGCCGGCCGATCTCGTGCTGGTGTGCGCCTATTCGCTGCACAATGTCCATCTTCTGCTGCTTTCCGAAATCGGTCAGCCCTACAATCCGGATACCGGCGAAGGCGTGGTCGGGCGGAACTATTCCTACCAGATGACCGGCGGAACCAGTCTCTGGTTCAAGGACAAGGTGTTCAATCCGTTCGTCGGCACCGGCTCCGGCGGGATGACAATCGACGATTTCTCGATGTCGCAGATCGATTTCGGCAGCGAGGGCTTCATCGGCGGCAGCTATATCACCTGCGGCCATACCGGCGGCCGCCCGATCCAGCAGATGTCGCTGCCGCCCGGCACGCCGTCCTGGGGCGCTGGCTGGAAGGAAGCCGTCGGCGAATGGTATGGTCACAATCTCTCGATCGGCTCGCATGGCTCGAACATGGCCTATCGCGACACCTGTCTCGATCTCGATCCGACCTACAAGGACCGCCACGGCCGTCCGCTGATGCGCATGACCTTCAACTGGAAGGACAACGACATCAGGATGACCCAGTTCATGAAGGAGAAGATCGAGGAAATCGCAAAGAGCATGAACCCGGATTCGATGGCCTCCGGCTACAAGGGCGACGGCGCGCAATACGATGTGCGCCCCTACCAGTCGACCCACAATGTCGGCGGCGCGATCATGGGCATTGACCCGAAGACCTCGGCGATCAACCGCCATCTGCAGAGCTGGGACTGTCACAATGTCTGGGTCATGGGCGCCTCCGCCTTCCCGCAGAACCTGCAGTATAACCCCACGGGCGCGGTCGGCGGTCTGGCCTACTGGGCGCTGGATGCGTTGCGCAAGGATTACCTGCCCAACCCAAGACCGTTGATGTGA
- a CDS encoding aspartate-alanine antiporter-like transporter: MTEWLVTTLRENVEIPLFLCLVVGFTVGRIQVKGISLGEVTATLLAALAIGQIGIEISPKMKFVFFALYLFAVGYSAGPQFVRALFEGGLKQAGFAVVICVISLLSVYAVARLAGLDVGAAAGFFAGSATTSPSLPLSETAIAKSTMTAAAKAHALDIMPAAFSISFIIGTLTSVLMLAIIGPRLLKVDLAAACRAYAAGMGGDGGRTRRGTAWHQYVARAYRVDPASPLVGLSVASAEHFFDNHRLFLARLRRNGQIMEATASVEIAAGDIIALAGSRHVLLSEVSKVLEEVDDAELLGVEVEGTDVLITARQFSQKPLQALADLPETRGVFITAIHRGALSVSIPVLDDTVLYRGDVIRIIGRPTDIADFARKFGYLDRETERADIAFISAAIVAGAVIGALSFRVGDVPLTLSTAGGILLIGLFFGWLRSVHPVFGRVPGATLWFMNSIGLNLFIAALGLAAAPALVGGLKELGFIFLLWSLIASVVPSLLAMYLGKYVFRFDDAILFGCCAGARKSSPALAMLTEKAESQIPAIGFSVGYAVSTTLLILFGLVIVMMM, from the coding sequence ATGACCGAATGGCTCGTCACCACGTTGCGGGAAAACGTGGAAATACCGCTCTTTCTCTGCCTCGTTGTCGGTTTCACCGTCGGACGGATTCAGGTCAAAGGCATATCGCTGGGCGAAGTGACGGCGACGCTGCTTGCGGCGCTCGCCATCGGCCAGATCGGCATCGAAATCTCGCCGAAGATGAAATTCGTGTTTTTCGCGCTCTATCTGTTCGCCGTCGGCTACAGCGCGGGCCCGCAATTCGTGCGCGCCCTGTTCGAAGGCGGCCTCAAACAGGCGGGATTTGCGGTCGTCATCTGCGTCATCAGCCTGCTCAGCGTCTATGCCGTCGCCCGGCTTGCCGGCCTCGACGTCGGGGCGGCGGCGGGTTTCTTCGCCGGCTCCGCGACAACCTCGCCATCCCTGCCGCTTTCGGAAACCGCCATCGCGAAATCGACCATGACGGCCGCGGCCAAGGCCCACGCGCTCGACATCATGCCTGCGGCGTTTTCGATCAGCTTCATCATCGGCACCCTCACTTCGGTCCTGATGCTGGCAATCATCGGGCCGCGGCTGTTGAAGGTCGACCTCGCCGCTGCCTGCCGCGCCTATGCCGCCGGGATGGGAGGCGATGGCGGGAGAACGCGGCGCGGCACCGCCTGGCACCAATATGTCGCGCGGGCCTACCGCGTCGATCCGGCCTCGCCGCTGGTCGGCCTCAGCGTCGCCAGCGCCGAGCATTTCTTCGACAATCACAGGCTGTTCCTGGCGCGGCTGCGGCGGAACGGCCAGATCATGGAGGCGACCGCCTCGGTCGAGATCGCGGCCGGCGACATCATCGCCCTTGCCGGGTCGCGACACGTGCTTTTGAGCGAGGTCAGCAAGGTGCTCGAGGAAGTCGATGACGCCGAACTGCTCGGCGTCGAGGTCGAAGGCACCGACGTGCTGATCACCGCGCGCCAGTTCTCCCAAAAGCCGCTGCAGGCGCTCGCGGACCTTCCCGAGACGCGGGGCGTGTTCATCACCGCGATCCATCGCGGCGCCCTGTCGGTATCGATCCCTGTGCTCGACGATACCGTGCTCTATCGCGGCGACGTCATCCGGATCATCGGCCGTCCCACCGACATTGCCGATTTCGCAAGAAAATTCGGCTATCTCGACCGGGAGACCGAGCGGGCCGACATCGCCTTCATCAGCGCCGCCATCGTCGCCGGCGCCGTGATCGGGGCGCTGAGCTTCAGGGTAGGAGACGTGCCGCTGACGCTGTCGACGGCCGGCGGCATTCTGCTGATCGGCCTGTTCTTCGGCTGGCTGCGCTCGGTGCATCCCGTCTTCGGCCGCGTTCCCGGCGCCACTCTGTGGTTCATGAATTCGATCGGCCTCAACCTGTTCATCGCCGCACTTGGCCTTGCCGCCGCCCCAGCGCTTGTCGGCGGCCTGAAGGAACTGGGCTTCATCTTCCTGCTCTGGAGCCTGATCGCCTCCGTTGTCCCGTCGCTGCTGGCCATGTATCTCGGCAAATACGTCTTCCGCTTCGATGACGCCATCCTGTTTGGATGCTGCGCGGGGGCCAGGAAGTCCTCTCCGGCGCTGGCGATGCTGACGGAAAAGGCCGAAAGCCAGATCCCGGCGATCGGCTTTTCGGTCGGATATGCGGTCTCGACCACGCTGCTGATCCTGTTCGGCCTGGTGATCGTGATGATGATGTGA
- a CDS encoding META domain-containing protein, giving the protein MSRSVLTLLASLLAATTAHAQDMRSISGEALIRERMALPDDAELVVEARGFRNALLATESAEANGQQVPWPFTLAIPAGVEANLSAAIRIDGANRWVSAPAAIAAGSDDIDLGEIMLTADTPAAFKSVYRCGDTRLEAGFQGEEAVIETDDRIYRLAPAISADGAKYQSDDGDNMFWSKGDNALVTLDGKALPECIGVPAGADKQWTAQGNEPGWRAVIAGDRITLDMNYGEDRLDLRLPEPEVVDGAYRYGFDQYALAFSVRAGMCQDDMSGRLFPQSVELKTATGTLTGCGGDTFDLLTGPEWSVDAIDGSALDDAADRPSFAISDEGQIFGATGCNRFTGAFSVNGEGGIAIGPLATTRMACGDAAMKQERSFLEALGASEGFGFGPDGALVLTSGTETLVEASR; this is encoded by the coding sequence ATGTCCCGTTCCGTTCTGACCCTTCTGGCAAGCCTTCTTGCGGCAACGACCGCGCATGCGCAGGACATGCGCTCGATTTCCGGCGAGGCCCTTATACGCGAACGCATGGCTCTGCCGGACGATGCCGAACTCGTGGTCGAAGCCAGAGGTTTCCGGAACGCCCTGCTGGCGACGGAGAGCGCCGAGGCGAACGGCCAGCAGGTGCCGTGGCCGTTCACACTCGCCATCCCTGCCGGCGTGGAGGCGAACCTTTCCGCCGCGATCCGGATTGATGGGGCCAACCGGTGGGTGAGCGCGCCCGCCGCGATTGCCGCCGGAAGCGATGACATCGATCTCGGAGAGATCATGCTGACGGCCGATACGCCCGCAGCCTTCAAGAGCGTCTATAGGTGTGGCGATACCCGTCTGGAAGCGGGCTTTCAGGGTGAGGAAGCGGTGATCGAAACCGATGACCGGATCTACCGCCTCGCGCCGGCAATCTCCGCGGATGGCGCCAAATACCAGTCCGACGACGGCGACAACATGTTCTGGAGCAAGGGCGACAATGCGCTGGTGACACTTGATGGCAAGGCGTTGCCGGAGTGCATCGGCGTACCGGCAGGGGCTGACAAGCAATGGACAGCGCAGGGCAACGAACCCGGCTGGCGCGCCGTCATCGCCGGTGACCGCATCACGCTCGACATGAATTACGGCGAAGACCGCCTCGACCTCCGCCTGCCGGAGCCGGAGGTCGTCGACGGGGCCTATCGCTACGGCTTCGACCAGTACGCCCTCGCCTTCAGCGTGCGGGCCGGTATGTGCCAGGATGACATGAGTGGACGGTTGTTTCCGCAGAGCGTCGAACTGAAGACGGCAACCGGGACGCTCACGGGCTGCGGCGGCGATACGTTCGATCTCCTGACCGGCCCCGAATGGAGCGTGGACGCGATCGACGGCAGCGCGCTTGACGATGCGGCCGACCGCCCTTCCTTCGCGATCAGCGACGAGGGACAGATCTTCGGCGCCACCGGCTGCAATCGCTTCACCGGCGCGTTCTCGGTCAACGGCGAGGGCGGCATCGCCATCGGACCGCTGGCAACGACGCGGATGGCCTGCGGCGACGCGGCGATGAAACAAGAACGGTCCTTCCTTGAGGCGCTGGGCGCGAGCGAGGGCTTCGGGTTTGGTCCGGATGGCGCGCTTGTGCTGACGTCGGGGACCGAAACGCTTGTGGAAGCGAGCCGCTGA
- the pnp gene encoding polyribonucleotide nucleotidyltransferase: MFNTHKVEIEWAGRTLKLETGKVARQADGAVMATYGETVVLATVVSAKQPTPGRDFFPLTVNYQEKTFAAGRIPGGYFKREGRPSENETLVSRLIDRPIRPLFPEGYKNDTQVVVTVLQHDLENNPDVLAMIATSAALTLSGVPFMGPIGGARVGYINGEYVLNPHVDEMPETALDLIVAGTGDAVLMVESEAKELNEDIMLGAVMFGHKGFQPVIDAIIKLAEVAAKEPREFEPEDHSALESDMLSFIETELRDAYKITEKAARYNAVDACKAKVKERYAPAEGEEAKYTAEEIGAVFKHLQAKIVRWNILDTKSRIDGRDLETVRPIVSEVGMLPRTHGSALFTRGETQALVVATLGTGEDEQYVDALTGMYKERFLLHYNFPPYSVGETGRMGSPGRREIGHGKLAWRAIRPMLPTVEQFPYTLRVVSEITESNGSSSMATVCGTSLALMDAGVPLAKPVAGIAMGLILEGERFAVLSDILGDEDHLGDMDFKVAGTADGITSLQMDIKIAGITEEIMKVALGQAQGGRKHILDEMANAITEGREQLGEYAPRIEMMTIAVDKIRDVIGSGGKIIREIVEKTGAKINIEDDGTIKIASSSGKEIEAAKKWIHSIVDEPELNAIYEGTVVKTADFGAFVNFFGPRDGLVHISQLASERVNKTTDVVKEGDKVWVKLIGFDERGKVKLSMKVVDQETGKEVDRGARNDAAE, encoded by the coding sequence ATGTTCAACACCCACAAAGTGGAAATCGAGTGGGCCGGCCGCACACTCAAGCTTGAGACCGGCAAGGTTGCCCGTCAGGCTGATGGCGCGGTTATGGCCACCTACGGCGAAACCGTCGTTCTGGCGACCGTCGTCTCGGCCAAGCAGCCGACGCCGGGCCGGGACTTCTTCCCGCTCACCGTCAACTATCAGGAAAAAACCTTCGCCGCCGGCCGGATTCCCGGCGGCTATTTCAAGCGCGAAGGCCGTCCGAGCGAGAACGAGACCCTCGTTTCCCGCCTGATCGACCGCCCGATCCGCCCGCTGTTTCCCGAAGGCTATAAGAACGACACCCAGGTGGTGGTCACCGTTCTCCAGCATGACCTCGAAAACAATCCGGACGTTCTGGCGATGATCGCGACCTCGGCCGCGCTGACGCTTTCCGGCGTTCCGTTCATGGGCCCGATCGGCGGCGCGCGCGTCGGCTACATCAACGGCGAATATGTGCTGAACCCGCATGTCGACGAAATGCCTGAAACCGCGCTCGACCTGATCGTTGCCGGCACGGGCGACGCGGTTCTGATGGTGGAATCGGAAGCCAAGGAACTCAACGAAGACATCATGCTCGGCGCCGTCATGTTCGGCCACAAGGGCTTCCAGCCGGTGATCGACGCGATCATCAAGCTCGCCGAAGTCGCCGCCAAGGAGCCGCGCGAATTCGAACCGGAAGATCATTCCGCGCTCGAATCGGACATGCTGTCCTTCATCGAGACCGAACTGCGCGACGCCTACAAGATCACCGAGAAGGCCGCCCGCTACAACGCCGTCGACGCCTGCAAGGCGAAGGTGAAGGAGCGTTACGCACCGGCCGAAGGCGAAGAGGCCAAGTATACCGCCGAGGAAATCGGCGCGGTGTTCAAGCATCTCCAGGCCAAGATCGTGCGCTGGAACATTCTCGACACCAAGAGCCGCATCGATGGCCGCGATCTCGAGACCGTCCGTCCGATCGTTTCCGAAGTCGGCATGCTGCCGCGCACCCATGGTTCGGCGCTGTTCACCCGCGGCGAGACCCAGGCGCTGGTCGTCGCCACGCTTGGCACCGGCGAGGACGAGCAGTATGTCGATGCCCTGACCGGCATGTACAAGGAACGCTTCCTGCTGCACTACAACTTCCCGCCCTATTCGGTCGGTGAAACCGGCCGCATGGGCTCCCCGGGCCGCCGCGAAATCGGTCACGGCAAGCTTGCATGGCGCGCGATCCGCCCGATGCTGCCGACGGTGGAACAGTTCCCCTACACGCTGCGCGTCGTCTCCGAGATCACCGAGTCCAACGGCTCGTCCTCGATGGCGACCGTGTGCGGCACCTCGCTTGCACTGATGGATGCCGGTGTTCCGCTGGCAAAGCCGGTTGCCGGCATCGCCATGGGCCTGATCCTTGAGGGCGAGCGCTTCGCGGTTCTCTCCGATATTCTCGGTGACGAGGATCACCTCGGCGACATGGACTTCAAGGTCGCCGGCACTGCCGACGGCATCACCTCGCTGCAGATGGACATCAAGATCGCGGGCATCACCGAGGAGATCATGAAGGTCGCTCTCGGCCAGGCACAGGGCGGCCGCAAGCACATTCTCGACGAAATGGCCAATGCCATCACCGAGGGCCGCGAGCAGCTCGGCGAATATGCCCCGCGCATCGAGATGATGACGATCGCCGTGGACAAGATCCGCGACGTTATCGGTTCGGGCGGCAAGATCATCCGCGAGATCGTGGAAAAGACCGGCGCCAAGATCAACATCGAGGACGACGGCACGATCAAGATCGCGTCTTCTTCCGGCAAGGAAATCGAGGCGGCCAAGAAGTGGATCCACTCGATCGTCGACGAGCCCGAGCTCAACGCGATCTACGAGGGTACGGTCGTCAAGACCGCCGATTTCGGCGCCTTCGTCAACTTCTTCGGCCCCCGCGACGGTCTCGTCCACATCTCGCAGCTGGCTTCTGAGCGCGTCAACAAGACCACCGACGTGGTCAAGGAAGGCGACAAGGTCTGGGTCAAGCTCATCGGCTTCGACGAGCGCGGCAAGGTCAAGCTGTCGATGAAGGTCGTCGACCAGGAGACCGGCAAGGAAGTCGATCGCGGCGCCAGAAACGACGCCGCCGAATAA
- the clcA gene encoding H(+)/Cl(-) exchange transporter ClcA, translated as MENSAEELEQPGSRNAQIRYVMLAALAGILTGSVGSVFHLLIDWLQAWPRVLAAHVDGIVLVAAAALITMCATLLSVYCVRRFAPEAGGSGVQEIEGAMLGLRPVRWQRVLPVKFLTGIVSIASGLVLGREGPTIHIGASFSAAITDFFKVSETERRGMLGAGAAAGLACAFNAPLAAILFIVEETHRQFPYTFRTYMGVIIAAVLATVMTQIIGGTAPDFSMAVASPELYLLPAFVVLGVLLGFLGVSLNAALMWTGSFAARVNRRVPYLYPAVVGLVVGGLFVVMPLSVTGGEHVVTALAAHSASLQVLLALAVIRYVTMAASYSAGTPGGIFAPILALSMCVGLAFGGIVELVAPHGVPLAFGMAAMGGLFSASVRAPIVGVVLSLELTGAYTMVMPLIVTCMTANMVAEWIGGRPIYDQLLERTLKQAGIKPDARGEDKIGLA; from the coding sequence ATGGAAAATTCCGCAGAAGAACTCGAGCAGCCCGGCAGCCGGAACGCGCAGATCCGCTACGTTATGCTTGCGGCGCTTGCGGGAATCCTGACCGGGTCCGTCGGGTCCGTGTTCCACCTTCTGATCGACTGGCTTCAGGCCTGGCCGCGCGTCCTCGCCGCACACGTCGACGGCATCGTGCTGGTGGCGGCCGCGGCGCTGATCACCATGTGCGCGACGCTTCTGTCGGTCTACTGCGTCCGCCGCTTCGCGCCCGAGGCCGGCGGCAGCGGCGTGCAGGAAATCGAAGGCGCCATGCTTGGGCTGCGCCCCGTCCGGTGGCAAAGGGTGCTGCCCGTCAAGTTCCTGACCGGCATCGTCTCGATCGCGTCGGGGCTGGTGCTTGGCCGCGAAGGCCCGACGATCCATATCGGCGCCTCGTTTTCGGCGGCGATCACCGATTTCTTCAAGGTCAGCGAAACCGAGCGGCGCGGCATGCTGGGGGCTGGCGCCGCCGCCGGTCTCGCCTGCGCCTTCAACGCGCCGCTGGCCGCCATCCTGTTCATCGTCGAGGAGACCCACCGGCAGTTTCCCTACACCTTCCGGACCTATATGGGCGTGATCATCGCCGCGGTGCTGGCGACGGTCATGACCCAGATCATCGGCGGCACGGCGCCGGATTTCTCGATGGCGGTGGCAAGCCCGGAACTCTACCTGCTTCCCGCCTTTGTCGTCCTCGGCGTGCTGCTCGGCTTTCTGGGCGTCAGCCTTAACGCCGCGCTGATGTGGACGGGATCGTTCGCCGCCCGCGTCAATCGGCGCGTGCCCTATCTCTATCCGGCGGTGGTCGGCCTTGTCGTTGGCGGATTGTTCGTGGTGATGCCGCTTTCGGTGACCGGGGGCGAGCATGTCGTGACCGCGCTTGCAGCCCACAGCGCCAGCCTTCAGGTTCTGCTGGCGCTCGCCGTGATCCGCTACGTCACGATGGCGGCGAGCTATTCGGCGGGCACGCCGGGCGGCATCTTCGCGCCGATCCTGGCGCTTTCGATGTGCGTCGGCCTTGCCTTTGGCGGCATCGTCGAACTGGTGGCACCGCATGGCGTGCCGCTCGCCTTCGGCATGGCGGCCATGGGCGGACTGTTTTCAGCATCGGTGCGCGCGCCGATCGTCGGCGTGGTGCTGTCGCTGGAACTGACCGGGGCCTACACCATGGTGATGCCGCTGATCGTCACCTGCATGACGGCCAACATGGTCGCCGAGTGGATAGGCGGACGTCCGATCTACGACCAGTTGCTGGAGCGTACGTTGAAACAGGCGGGCATCAAACCGGACGCAAGGGGCGAGGACAAGATCGGCTTGGCGTGA
- the rpsO gene encoding 30S ribosomal protein S15, producing MSITAERKAELIKEYAIKEGDTGSPEVQVAILTERITNLTEHFKDHKKDNHSRRGLLTLVSTRRSLLDYVKRIDESRYTSLIGRLGIRR from the coding sequence ATGTCGATTACTGCTGAACGCAAGGCAGAGCTGATCAAGGAATACGCAATCAAGGAAGGCGACACCGGTTCGCCCGAAGTTCAGGTTGCGATCCTCACCGAGCGGATCACCAACCTGACCGAGCACTTCAAGGACCACAAGAAGGACAACCATTCCCGCCGTGGTCTGCTGACGCTGGTTTCGACCCGCCGTTCGCTGCTTGATTATGTAAAGCGCATCGATGAAAGCCGTTATACGAGCCTTATCGGCCGTCTCGGCATTCGCCGCTAA
- a CDS encoding cytochrome c gives MKTFLRIILALIVIGLVALAAIIFVPPFVTGPDDKLAADWKPAPGEGQYVAQMADCQACHTAEGGEPFAGGRAIESPMGTIWSSNITPDANTGIGGWTYDQFHAALVDGIAPGGRHLYPAMPYENYRHLKEEDIRAIWAYIHNDVAAVDNPVRETELAFPFNQRWGIRVWNWLALGKPGFHPDEIAGESDALARGAYLVQALGHCAACHSPRNLIMAEDGTDAGNPAFLTGGEIGGWTAPDLRTAQSALQTWTDQDLKDYLTTGRNAHSAVVGEMQLVVGESLQYMKDEDADAMVAYLRAISDVRPDPRPVPDQRTTDRLDAADDPTTARLKAAADLTDGELLYLNNCNACHMPDGRGAPGVFPALSGNSLVTADTTRGMTEVILHGAAMPSTAKRPERLQMPAFADRLSDADIATLETFLRGAWGNSAPAVTEDDVKAVRQ, from the coding sequence ATGAAAACCTTTCTTCGCATCATTCTCGCGCTCATCGTCATCGGGCTTGTCGCGCTGGCGGCGATCATATTCGTGCCGCCATTCGTCACCGGGCCGGATGACAAGCTCGCGGCCGACTGGAAGCCGGCTCCGGGCGAAGGCCAGTACGTCGCGCAGATGGCCGACTGTCAGGCCTGTCACACCGCCGAGGGCGGCGAGCCGTTCGCCGGCGGGCGGGCGATCGAAAGCCCGATGGGCACGATCTGGTCGAGCAACATCACCCCTGACGCAAACACCGGCATCGGCGGCTGGACATATGACCAGTTCCACGCCGCGCTGGTCGACGGCATCGCGCCCGGCGGCCGGCATCTCTATCCGGCGATGCCCTACGAGAACTACCGCCACCTGAAGGAGGAGGATATCCGGGCGATCTGGGCCTACATCCACAATGACGTCGCGGCGGTCGACAATCCGGTCAGGGAAACCGAACTCGCCTTTCCGTTCAACCAGCGCTGGGGCATCCGGGTCTGGAACTGGCTGGCGCTCGGCAAGCCGGGCTTCCATCCGGATGAGATCGCGGGCGAAAGCGACGCGCTTGCCCGCGGTGCCTATCTGGTACAGGCGCTAGGCCATTGCGCGGCCTGCCACAGCCCGCGCAACCTGATCATGGCCGAGGACGGGACCGATGCCGGCAATCCCGCCTTCCTGACGGGCGGTGAAATCGGCGGCTGGACGGCGCCCGATCTCCGCACGGCCCAGTCCGCTCTCCAGACCTGGACCGATCAGGACCTGAAGGATTATCTGACCACCGGCCGCAACGCCCACTCCGCAGTCGTTGGGGAGATGCAGCTTGTGGTCGGCGAATCCCTTCAATACATGAAGGACGAGGACGCCGATGCGATGGTCGCCTATCTGCGGGCGATCTCGGACGTCAGGCCCGACCCGCGGCCGGTGCCGGACCAGCGGACCACCGACCGCCTCGATGCCGCCGACGATCCGACGACGGCCAGGCTCAAGGCGGCGGCAGACCTCACAGATGGAGAACTGCTCTATCTCAACAACTGCAACGCCTGCCACATGCCGGACGGAAGGGGCGCCCCCGGCGTGTTCCCGGCCCTTTCCGGAAACTCGCTGGTCACGGCGGACACGACCAGGGGCATGACCGAGGTCATTCTCCACGGCGCGGCGATGCCGTCGACGGCCAAGCGCCCGGAACGGCTGCAGATGCCGGCCTTCGCCGACCGCTTGTCGGATGCCGACATCGCCACGCTGGAAACATTCCTGCGCGGCGCCTGGGGCAATTCCGCGCCGGCCGTGACCGAGGATGATGTCAAGGCCGTGCGGCAGTAA
- a CDS encoding gluconate 2-dehydrogenase subunit 3 family protein translates to MRDMPGRPSRRGFLKGTAAGVAIASLAGSANAQAPEKETPPPLDQVKRVYLNDAEWAFVMAACARLIPSGGDGPGAIDCRVPVFIDRQLAGDFGKASTWYMQGPFDPSAPPTLGFQSPLTPAEIYRQAIPVFQDWCNETHGDNFENLEAAKQDAALTALQKGEVPLAPELRDFFQFLLANTKEGYFADPSHGGNHDMQAWVYIGFPGARGAFTSWPGRENAKYPLGPVAINGDRA, encoded by the coding sequence ATGCGTGACATGCCAGGACGTCCGTCTCGGCGCGGTTTCCTCAAGGGAACTGCTGCCGGGGTGGCGATTGCTTCGCTTGCCGGCTCAGCCAATGCGCAAGCGCCCGAAAAGGAAACCCCGCCGCCGCTGGATCAGGTCAAGCGGGTCTATCTCAATGACGCGGAATGGGCTTTTGTGATGGCCGCCTGCGCCCGCCTCATTCCCTCCGGCGGCGACGGGCCCGGCGCGATCGACTGTCGGGTGCCGGTCTTCATCGACCGGCAGCTCGCAGGCGATTTCGGCAAGGCTTCGACCTGGTACATGCAGGGACCGTTCGACCCTTCGGCGCCGCCCACGCTCGGCTTCCAGAGCCCGCTCACGCCGGCGGAGATCTACCGCCAGGCGATCCCGGTCTTTCAGGACTGGTGCAACGAGACCCATGGCGACAATTTCGAAAACCTTGAGGCCGCCAAGCAGGATGCCGCGCTGACCGCGCTGCAGAAGGGGGAGGTGCCGCTTGCCCCGGAGCTGCGCGATTTCTTCCAGTTTCTTCTCGCCAACACCAAGGAGGGCTATTTCGCCGATCCGAGCCATGGCGGCAATCACGACATGCAGGCCTGGGTCTATATCGGTTTCCCGGGCGCGCGCGGCGCCTTCACCTCCTGGCCGGGTCGCGAGAATGCGAAATACCCTCTGGGGCCTGTCGCGATCAACGGGGACAGGGCGTAA